The following are encoded in a window of Prochlorococcus marinus str. MIT 1013 genomic DNA:
- the dnaG gene encoding DNA primase, which yields MTTARLHPRTIESVKERVDIVDVVGEHVVLKKKGKEYVGICPFHDDSKPSMSVIPGKQFYYCFSCGAGGNAIKFLMEFQRQSFSDVVLELAKKYQVPIDTVEGPQQERLKQQISRRDTLYRVLKLATGWFRNQLNSPCGENALNYLKNKRHLSDGTLINFELGYAPDNWDSLLKYFVDIEKISVEILELAGLIVPRKGGNGFYDRFRNRIIVPIHDRQKRVIGFGGRSLDGSEPKYLNSPETEIFEKGKNLFGLDKSALSIRKKDYAVVVEGYFDVMALHDSGIKNVVASLGTALSSNQITLLSRSTDSKKILLNFDSDNAGIRAANRAISEVENLAIQGQLDLRVLQLPSGKDPDEFLKDNSPSEYEALAVKSPLWMDWQIDQSLKDLDLNKSDQFQEAVSTLVSLLGKLPQTAIRTHYLQKVAQRLSGGQGRFALQLEEDLRSQISGQRWHGRSKKYDKPQEVSLRERSEADILFTYIHCPNYRSYIRYELRLRDLDDFAINHHRAIWSTITNIEENKFGSETVEKINRYKDSNNILADVELMKNLLDNFLVNDNEHLSKLNPLIEASELRLATLSDPESLIRGALAALEKQKSLKRCRHLIDAWSSQRLQTLENCISSLIAQESSEPSNSSDMEQKVISMFEELNNDAINFQQLYYAERKHILNLDQQRCFK from the coding sequence ATGACTACTGCTCGACTACATCCTAGGACAATTGAGTCTGTCAAAGAGCGTGTAGACATTGTTGATGTTGTTGGTGAACACGTCGTCTTAAAGAAAAAAGGTAAAGAATATGTTGGAATATGTCCTTTTCATGATGATAGTAAGCCTTCAATGTCAGTAATCCCTGGCAAGCAATTTTATTATTGTTTTTCATGTGGTGCGGGTGGGAATGCAATTAAATTTTTAATGGAGTTTCAAAGGCAAAGTTTTAGTGATGTTGTACTTGAGCTGGCTAAAAAATATCAAGTACCAATAGACACAGTTGAGGGACCTCAACAAGAAAGACTCAAGCAACAGATTTCACGTAGAGATACACTTTATCGTGTTTTAAAACTCGCTACAGGTTGGTTTAGAAATCAATTAAATTCACCATGTGGAGAAAATGCTCTTAATTATCTTAAAAATAAGCGTCATTTAAGTGATGGTACTTTAATTAATTTTGAGCTTGGATATGCACCAGATAATTGGGATTCATTACTCAAATATTTTGTAGATATAGAAAAAATCAGTGTTGAGATCCTTGAATTGGCTGGATTAATTGTTCCTAGAAAAGGTGGTAATGGTTTTTATGACAGATTTCGTAATCGTATTATTGTTCCTATACATGACAGGCAAAAAAGAGTTATTGGTTTTGGAGGAAGAAGTCTTGATGGGTCAGAGCCTAAGTATTTAAATTCACCTGAGACTGAAATCTTTGAAAAAGGTAAAAATCTTTTTGGTTTAGACAAATCAGCCCTTTCAATTAGAAAAAAAGATTATGCAGTTGTAGTTGAAGGGTACTTTGATGTTATGGCACTTCATGATTCTGGCATTAAAAATGTTGTCGCCTCTTTGGGGACTGCCTTAAGTAGTAATCAAATTACGCTTCTTTCTCGTTCTACCGATAGTAAAAAGATCCTTTTAAATTTTGACTCAGATAATGCTGGGATTCGTGCTGCTAATCGCGCTATTAGTGAGGTAGAAAACCTTGCTATTCAAGGTCAGCTAGATTTAAGAGTTCTTCAATTACCTTCAGGCAAAGATCCAGATGAGTTCCTTAAGGATAATTCACCATCCGAATATGAAGCATTAGCAGTGAAATCTCCTCTTTGGATGGATTGGCAAATAGATCAATCATTAAAGGATTTAGATTTAAATAAATCTGATCAATTCCAGGAAGCTGTTAGTACTTTAGTAAGTCTTCTTGGCAAGTTACCTCAAACAGCTATCAGAACACATTATTTACAGAAGGTCGCTCAGCGTCTTAGTGGAGGTCAAGGTAGATTCGCTCTGCAACTAGAAGAAGATTTACGTAGCCAAATCAGTGGTCAAAGATGGCACGGACGTTCAAAGAAATATGATAAACCTCAAGAAGTTAGTCTAAGAGAAAGAAGCGAAGCAGACATCCTTTTTACTTATATTCACTGTCCTAACTATCGATCATATATTCGTTACGAATTGAGGTTAAGGGATTTAGATGATTTTGCAATCAATCATCATCGAGCAATATGGTCAACTATAACTAACATTGAGGAGAATAAGTTCGGTTCTGAAACTGTTGAGAAGATAAATCGTTATAAAGATTCAAATAATATTTTAGCCGATGTCGAGTTAATGAAAAATTTGTTAGATAACTTTCTCGTTAATGATAATGAACATCTTTCTAAACTTAACCCTTTAATAGAGGCTTCTGAACTTCGTTTAGCAACACTAAGTGACCCTGAGTCGCTTATCCGTGGAGCCCTAGCTGCTCTAGAAAAGCAAAAATCCTTAAAACGTTGTAGACATTTAATTGATGCATGGAGTTCTCAGCGATTACAGACTCTTGAAAACTGTATATCCTCTCTTATTGCTCAGGAAAGTTCTGAGCCTAGTAATTCATCAGATATGGAACAAAAAGTTATTAGTATGTTTGAAGAGTTAAATAATGACGCTATAAATTTTCAGCAACTTTACTATGCTGAGAGAAAACATATATTAAATTTAGATCAACAGCGATGTTTTAAATAA
- a CDS encoding serine hydroxymethyltransferase, with protein sequence MEFIDFLDRTEVEIIKIIEKAGYKTAENTKLCLLSESYVGFFDRKKKEIIICTSNAKMRGGYTLLRKKDKDIHERTALHIKKALRHEAVHVAQECNNGNLLKIDRKLSMNSSKLKALNGSIKISGEEEKERQAYILEDKPKLVEKELKKYCL encoded by the coding sequence ATGGAGTTCATAGATTTTTTAGATAGAACAGAAGTAGAAATAATAAAAATAATTGAAAAGGCAGGATATAAAACAGCAGAAAATACAAAACTATGTTTATTAAGTGAAAGCTATGTAGGCTTCTTTGATAGAAAAAAAAAGGAAATTATCATTTGTACAAGCAATGCAAAGATGAGAGGAGGCTATACGCTTCTAAGAAAGAAAGATAAGGATATTCATGAAAGGACAGCCTTACATATAAAAAAAGCTTTAAGACATGAAGCTGTTCATGTTGCTCAAGAATGCAACAATGGAAATCTATTAAAAATAGATAGAAAATTATCAATGAACTCATCGAAATTGAAGGCTTTAAATGGATCTATAAAAATATCTGGAGAGGAAGAAAAGGAAAGACAAGCATATATATTAGAAGACAAACCAAAATTAGTAGAAAAAGAATTAAAAAAATATTGTCTATAA
- a CDS encoding Y-family DNA polymerase, protein MSKAILQIDGNNFYASCEQLIDPSIKGKGLVVLSNNDGCIIARSSEARKMGIPMGQPYFKLKNKLTQLNIKVRSSNYELYGDISNRLMQLLRNNCEELEIYSIDEAFGTIKRPKDKCLYQWGKDLRALVYQNIGIPIAIGIGETKVLSKISNHLAKRIQNNSGIFDIGIIRNKDPYLNLIKVDKVWGIGKRMSIWLKSKGVTNALELRDMSNDQIKEKYGVVGLRIQNELKGKLCIPIKEKSSDRKEICVSRSLSYPIDSLEELSQVIIKYVLIASAKLRKYNQSSSAITVFTNTNTHSKDFFKSEATEKLSFPTSNSKIMIDKSLSLTKEIFKPYKKFIKAGVILHKLQSNKYKQNLIFDKQDIQEDLYLQRLDNIIDNINSRNGIDTIGWGSSIIEKEWRPRRKKLSSIKTTNIENIPTIYAN, encoded by the coding sequence ATGTCCAAAGCAATACTTCAAATTGATGGAAATAATTTCTATGCCTCGTGTGAACAATTGATCGATCCTTCTATAAAAGGAAAGGGCTTAGTTGTACTTTCGAATAATGATGGATGCATAATAGCTCGCAGTTCAGAGGCTAGAAAGATGGGAATCCCTATGGGACAGCCTTATTTCAAGTTAAAGAATAAGCTAACTCAATTAAATATAAAAGTAAGAAGTTCAAATTATGAGCTTTACGGTGATATAAGTAATCGATTAATGCAACTACTAAGAAATAATTGTGAAGAGCTGGAAATCTATTCTATAGATGAAGCATTTGGAACGATAAAACGTCCAAAAGATAAGTGCTTATATCAATGGGGAAAAGATTTAAGAGCTTTAGTTTATCAAAACATAGGAATACCAATAGCTATCGGTATTGGTGAGACAAAAGTTTTATCAAAAATTTCTAATCATCTAGCAAAAAGAATACAAAACAATTCAGGTATCTTTGATATAGGTATTATTCGAAACAAAGATCCTTATCTTAATCTAATTAAAGTAGATAAAGTTTGGGGGATAGGTAAAAGAATGTCCATATGGCTAAAGAGCAAAGGGGTCACTAATGCTCTAGAGCTTAGAGATATGTCAAACGACCAAATCAAAGAAAAATATGGTGTTGTTGGTCTACGTATTCAAAATGAATTAAAAGGAAAGCTCTGTATCCCAATAAAAGAAAAATCATCAGATCGAAAAGAAATCTGTGTAAGCAGAAGTCTTTCATATCCAATAGATAGTTTAGAAGAATTGAGTCAAGTAATCATTAAATATGTCTTAATCGCAAGTGCTAAACTTCGAAAATATAATCAATCATCTTCAGCAATCACAGTTTTTACGAATACAAATACTCATTCAAAAGATTTTTTTAAAAGTGAAGCAACAGAAAAATTAAGCTTCCCAACTTCTAACTCAAAAATAATGATTGATAAAAGTCTATCGCTAACGAAAGAAATTTTTAAACCTTATAAAAAATTTATAAAGGCTGGTGTGATATTGCATAAACTTCAAAGCAATAAATACAAACAAAACCTAATATTTGATAAACAAGATATTCAAGAAGACTTATATCTGCAGAGACTAGATAATATAATAGATAATATTAATTCGAGAAATGGTATAGATACAATAGGTTGGGGATCATCAATTATTGAAAAAGAATGGAGACCGCGAAGAAAAAAACTATCTAGTATAAAGACAACAAATATAGAAAACATTCCAACTATATATGCTAATTAG
- a CDS encoding LexA family protein — MDSKSSHSSLNEDSSTILIPLVTETISAGFPSPAEDYIELGIDLNKYLIKNPISTFFLRVSGSSMNNAGIYNNDLLIIDRSINPKSGHIVVALLDGEFTLKRLIKKQDNYYLRADKENYPAINIYEYIDIQIWGVAIYSIHELKKTKA; from the coding sequence ATGGATTCAAAGAGTTCGCACTCTTCATTAAATGAAGATTCGTCGACAATATTAATTCCATTAGTAACAGAAACTATTTCGGCAGGTTTCCCTTCTCCTGCAGAAGACTACATAGAACTCGGGATCGATCTAAATAAATACTTAATCAAAAATCCAATAAGTACGTTCTTTCTACGTGTAAGCGGTAGTTCAATGAATAACGCAGGCATTTATAATAATGATTTATTAATAATAGATCGCAGTATAAATCCAAAGTCTGGACATATTGTAGTTGCTCTCTTGGATGGAGAATTTACTTTAAAAAGACTTATAAAAAAGCAAGATAATTATTATCTAAGAGCAGATAAAGAAAATTATCCAGCAATAAACATATATGAATATATAGATATACAAATATGGGGAGTAGCGATTTATTCGATACATGAACTAAAAAAAACAAAAGCCTAA
- a CDS encoding 23S rRNA (pseudouridine(1915)-N(3))-methyltransferase RlmH has product MLNISHYKIIAIGKIKKKWIQEGIEMYLKRLPGLKIIEIKDNNQTKEEHMIKEIITKNEILVTLNENGESLTSNQLATKLLNSHNQNIIFVIGGASGLPPSLNNSASWQLSLSHLTFQHEIARLLLIEQLYRAKTITQGGPYHKE; this is encoded by the coding sequence ATGCTTAATATTTCACATTACAAAATCATTGCCATTGGAAAAATTAAAAAAAAATGGATTCAAGAAGGTATAGAAATGTACTTAAAAAGATTACCTGGTTTAAAAATTATAGAAATAAAAGACAACAACCAAACAAAAGAAGAACATATGATCAAAGAAATCATAACGAAAAATGAAATCCTCGTAACTCTTAATGAAAATGGAGAATCTTTAACTTCAAATCAACTAGCAACAAAACTTCTAAATTCTCACAATCAAAATATTATTTTTGTTATTGGAGGTGCTTCGGGCCTCCCTCCTTCCCTCAACAATTCCGCCTCTTGGCAACTAAGTCTTTCACATTTAACTTTTCAACATGAAATAGCTCGCCTTTTACTAATAGAACAACTCTACCGCGCAAAAACCATTACCCAAGGAGGTCCTTACCACAAGGAATAA
- the rsmA gene encoding 16S rRNA (adenine(1518)-N(6)/adenine(1519)-N(6))-dimethyltransferase RsmA, which yields MGDNTLNYFRHIPRKRFGQHWLKDQVVLDQIVKAAELNSEDCVLEVGPGKGALTEKLIESQARFIQAIELDRDLVVGLKKRFSRQIKFSLKEGDVLSAPLEAENGLTINKVVANIPYNITGPLLKRLIGELRKGPEYSFETLVLLMQKEVAQRLVALPGTSNFSALSVRIQLLAKCNLVCDVPSKCFQPAPKVDSKVVKISPFVPSEPDFYKIGNLLEQLLKHAFAGRRKKLRNTIGSFVTSNDQINEFLAYRGISLDQRPQEISPSNWFALAKALKETCVIENGPFQSK from the coding sequence ATGGGTGATAACACTTTGAATTATTTTAGGCATATCCCTAGAAAACGCTTTGGGCAACATTGGTTGAAAGACCAGGTTGTCTTGGATCAAATAGTTAAAGCTGCCGAATTGAATTCTGAAGATTGCGTATTAGAAGTTGGTCCAGGTAAAGGAGCTTTAACTGAAAAATTAATTGAATCCCAAGCAAGATTCATCCAAGCAATTGAGCTGGATAGAGATTTGGTTGTTGGTTTGAAAAAACGTTTTAGTCGTCAAATTAAATTTAGTTTGAAAGAGGGGGATGTTCTATCTGCTCCACTGGAGGCTGAAAATGGACTGACTATTAACAAGGTTGTAGCTAACATTCCATATAACATCACGGGGCCACTATTAAAAAGATTGATTGGTGAATTAAGAAAAGGACCTGAATATAGTTTTGAAACTTTAGTTTTACTTATGCAAAAGGAAGTTGCACAAAGACTTGTAGCCTTACCTGGAACTAGTAACTTTAGTGCCTTAAGTGTACGGATTCAGCTTTTAGCAAAATGTAATCTCGTATGTGATGTGCCCTCTAAATGTTTTCAACCGGCACCTAAGGTGGATTCCAAAGTAGTTAAGATTTCACCCTTCGTACCTAGTGAGCCAGATTTTTATAAAATAGGGAATTTGTTAGAGCAACTTTTGAAACATGCTTTTGCTGGTAGAAGAAAGAAATTACGAAACACGATTGGAAGTTTTGTTACTTCTAACGATCAGATAAACGAATTTTTAGCCTACAGAGGTATTAGTCTTGATCAAAGACCACAGGAAATTTCACCTTCCAATTGGTTCGCCTTGGCAAAAGCTTTAAAAGAAACTTGTGTTATTGAAAATGGTCCCTTCCAAAGCAAATAA
- the ispE gene encoding 4-(cytidine 5'-diphospho)-2-C-methyl-D-erythritol kinase, protein MVPSKANKDFLIAEAHAKINLHLEILGIRNDGFHELAMVMQSINLSDQLKMIKSGDNNITLRSNNNEISNGEDNLIIKAAKLLRNKVGNTQLGVEIKLEKNIPIGAGLAGGSTDAAATLVGLNKLWRLNLKTEELENLSKEIGSDIPFCISGGRQICFGRGEILEKLKFDQFKLGLILVKDPSIQVSTPIAYKTYKEQYGDSYLEDDRDFENKRSMIRSNDWSDQSLLNNRKEIQNDLQKSVRPITPEVEKSLNILSRLPHSRLVSMSGSGPSCFALFQNYDQANKVLKEHVNEFERAGLSAWACSMMSNGVQLRNEFT, encoded by the coding sequence ATGGTCCCTTCCAAAGCAAATAAAGATTTTCTTATCGCAGAAGCACATGCAAAAATCAATCTACATCTAGAGATTTTAGGTATTAGAAACGATGGCTTTCATGAATTAGCAATGGTCATGCAAAGTATTAATTTAAGTGATCAATTGAAGATGATAAAAAGTGGAGATAATAATATTACTCTTAGATCTAATAATAACGAGATAAGTAATGGTGAGGATAATCTAATAATAAAAGCTGCAAAGTTGTTGAGAAATAAAGTAGGAAATACACAATTAGGTGTTGAGATTAAACTTGAAAAAAATATCCCTATTGGTGCAGGATTGGCAGGCGGATCTACAGATGCAGCTGCAACATTGGTTGGATTAAATAAACTCTGGAGGTTAAACCTTAAGACTGAGGAATTAGAGAACTTATCAAAAGAAATAGGGTCAGATATCCCTTTTTGCATATCAGGAGGTAGGCAGATCTGTTTTGGTAGAGGTGAGATTTTAGAAAAATTAAAATTTGATCAGTTTAAATTGGGTCTTATTTTGGTTAAAGATCCTTCAATACAAGTTTCTACTCCAATTGCATATAAAACATATAAAGAACAGTATGGTGATAGCTATCTTGAAGATGATAGGGATTTTGAGAACAAGAGAAGCATGATCAGATCTAATGACTGGTCTGATCAGTCGCTATTAAATAATCGCAAAGAAATACAAAATGATTTACAAAAAAGCGTTCGCCCCATAACACCAGAGGTCGAAAAGTCATTGAATATATTGTCTCGTTTACCTCATTCCCGTCTCGTTTCAATGAGTGGTTCTGGTCCAAGTTGTTTTGCCTTGTTTCAAAATTATGACCAGGCAAATAAAGTACTTAAAGAACATGTTAATGAATTTGAAAGAGCTGGTTTATCAGCTTGGGCATGTTCAATGATGTCTAATGGAGTTCAATTACGAAATGAATTCACCTAG
- a CDS encoding DUF3082 domain-containing protein: protein MNSPSNGFNNESDESANPSLSPLDTASSEPKKGPLSFLSGSITSLSFSLLSLFISKKIVLYFSIHTPNYSSPIAQSIASGFKTLIIGISFLATFTFGFIGLGLFLVFIRSLIEGNKQKTD, encoded by the coding sequence ATGAATTCACCTAGTAATGGGTTTAACAATGAATCCGATGAATCAGCCAATCCCTCATTAAGCCCTTTAGATACTGCTAGCTCTGAGCCAAAGAAAGGCCCCTTGAGCTTTCTATCAGGTTCGATTACGAGTTTATCTTTTAGCCTATTAAGCCTCTTTATTAGTAAAAAAATAGTTTTATATTTTTCTATTCATACTCCTAATTATTCTTCACCAATTGCTCAGAGTATTGCTTCCGGATTTAAAACACTAATTATTGGAATTAGCTTTCTTGCAACTTTTACGTTTGGTTTTATTGGACTGGGTTTGTTTTTAGTATTTATTCGCAGTTTGATAGAAGGCAATAAGCAAAAAACTGATTAG
- a CDS encoding pyruvate dehydrogenase complex E1 component subunit beta: protein MKGTLLFNALREAIDEEMARDDLVCVMGEDVGQYGGSYKVTKDLYEKYGEFRVLDTPIAENSFTGMAVGAAMTGLRPIVEGMNMGFLLLAFNQISNNMGMLRYTSGGNFTIPTVVRGPGGVGRQLGAEHSQRLEAYFHAVPGIKIVACSTPTNAKGLMKAAIRDNNPVLFFEHVLLYNLTEVLPEGDYVCALDQADLVKQGNDITILTYSRMRHHCLKAVEILEGKGIDVELIDLISLKPFDVETISKSIKKTHRVIIVEECMKTGGIAAELMSLITENCFNDLDSPPVRLSSQDIPTPYNGNLENLTIIQPHQIVDAAEKIINNGGVD, encoded by the coding sequence GTGAAAGGGACTCTTTTATTTAATGCTCTTCGTGAAGCAATTGATGAAGAAATGGCAAGAGATGACTTGGTCTGCGTAATGGGTGAGGATGTTGGACAATATGGCGGGTCTTATAAAGTTACGAAAGATTTATATGAAAAATATGGAGAGTTCAGAGTCTTAGATACACCAATTGCTGAAAATAGTTTTACTGGTATGGCTGTTGGTGCAGCCATGACAGGTTTAAGACCAATTGTGGAAGGTATGAATATGGGTTTTTTACTACTTGCTTTTAATCAAATATCCAACAATATGGGAATGCTGAGATACACGAGCGGCGGAAATTTTACTATTCCAACAGTTGTTAGAGGCCCTGGAGGCGTTGGAAGACAATTAGGTGCTGAACACAGTCAAAGACTTGAAGCCTATTTTCATGCAGTTCCTGGTATAAAAATTGTTGCTTGTAGTACTCCTACAAATGCTAAAGGGCTAATGAAAGCTGCAATTAGGGACAATAATCCTGTTCTTTTCTTCGAACATGTTCTTTTATATAACCTTACAGAAGTGCTACCTGAGGGTGATTATGTCTGTGCCCTAGATCAAGCCGATCTTGTGAAACAAGGAAATGACATTACGATTTTGACTTATTCGAGAATGCGTCATCACTGTTTAAAAGCAGTTGAGATTCTTGAAGGGAAAGGAATTGATGTTGAATTGATTGATTTAATAAGTCTTAAGCCTTTTGATGTTGAAACAATTTCTAAATCCATCAAAAAAACACATAGGGTAATTATTGTTGAAGAATGTATGAAAACAGGTGGTATTGCAGCTGAATTGATGTCTTTAATTACAGAGAATTGCTTCAATGATTTAGATTCTCCTCCTGTACGTTTAAGTAGTCAGGATATTCCGACTCCTTATAATGGAAACTTAGAAAATTTAACCATCATTCAACCTCATCAGATAGTAGATGCTGCTGAGAAAATTATTAATAATGGTGGAGTAGATTAA
- the secD gene encoding protein translocase subunit SecD: MGRKNYWFLFVILFGVLSIFTITKNPFQLGLDLRGGSQLTLEVQPTEEIAKITSNEIEGVKAVLDKRVNGLGVSDSQLQTVGKNQLLLELPGEQDPSGAAKALGKTALLEFRIQKNGTDSQLRDLQTQKRSVESILKLLDENNNSAQLRKEINTNSEINNLFEKFNIKSNQILDVDQFSLLRDEIRKEIANLFETSKLTGKYLTNAGRRQDQNTNNWEVTLSFNNEGGELFADLTKSIAGTSRLLGIVIDGISYSEASVGKQFETAGITGGAAEISGDFTADEARELEVQLRGGALPLPIEIIQIRTIGPSLGSENIRLSLFAALAGLVFVALFMIFVYKLAGFVAVLALSFYALFTLSIYALLPVTLTLPGMAGFILSIGMAVDANVLIFERLKEELRRGNTLIRSIDASFKNAFSSIIDGHLTTLISCITLFYLGTGFVKGFAATLGIGVVLSLFTALTCTKAILKFLMSYQGLRKISNFINPNQISSPSINVQ, from the coding sequence ATGGGTAGAAAGAATTATTGGTTTCTATTTGTCATTTTATTTGGTGTATTAAGTATATTTACTATAACCAAAAATCCTTTTCAACTTGGTTTAGATCTTCGTGGAGGTAGTCAACTCACCTTAGAGGTTCAGCCTACTGAGGAAATTGCAAAAATTACTTCAAATGAAATTGAGGGCGTTAAGGCAGTTCTCGACAAGAGAGTAAATGGCTTAGGTGTTTCTGATTCTCAACTTCAAACTGTTGGAAAAAATCAATTGTTGTTAGAACTGCCAGGGGAACAGGACCCTTCGGGCGCAGCGAAAGCATTAGGAAAAACTGCTTTACTTGAATTCAGAATTCAAAAAAATGGTACAGATTCCCAATTAAGAGATTTACAAACTCAAAAAAGAAGTGTCGAATCTATTCTTAAATTATTAGATGAAAATAATAATTCGGCTCAGTTGAGAAAAGAGATTAATACTAATAGTGAAATTAATAATTTATTCGAAAAATTTAATATTAAATCCAACCAAATATTAGATGTCGATCAATTCTCCCTGCTAAGAGATGAGATACGTAAAGAGATAGCCAATTTATTTGAAACTAGTAAATTAACTGGTAAATATCTTACAAATGCAGGAAGACGTCAAGATCAAAATACTAATAATTGGGAAGTCACTTTAAGCTTCAATAATGAGGGAGGAGAATTATTTGCAGATCTCACAAAATCTATTGCTGGCACCTCACGATTGCTTGGAATTGTTATTGATGGAATTTCATATAGTGAAGCGAGTGTTGGCAAACAATTTGAGACGGCTGGTATAACTGGTGGTGCTGCAGAGATTAGCGGTGATTTCACTGCTGATGAGGCAAGGGAATTAGAGGTTCAATTAAGAGGCGGAGCTTTACCTCTACCGATAGAGATCATTCAAATAAGAACAATAGGACCTTCTCTTGGCTCTGAAAATATACGACTTAGTCTTTTTGCAGCTCTAGCAGGTTTAGTATTTGTAGCTTTATTTATGATTTTTGTTTATAAACTAGCGGGATTTGTTGCTGTATTAGCTTTGTCTTTTTATGCGCTATTTACTCTTTCTATATACGCACTCCTTCCTGTTACCTTAACCCTTCCTGGTATGGCTGGATTTATATTAAGTATTGGAATGGCAGTTGATGCTAATGTTCTTATTTTTGAAAGACTAAAAGAAGAATTACGTAGAGGAAATACGTTGATTCGTTCCATAGATGCCAGCTTTAAAAATGCATTTTCTTCGATCATTGATGGTCATTTAACCACCTTAATAAGTTGTATCACTTTATTTTATTTAGGTACAGGCTTTGTTAAAGGTTTTGCAGCTACATTGGGTATTGGGGTTGTATTGAGCTTGTTTACGGCCTTAACATGTACAAAGGCGATATTGAAGTTCCTAATGAGTTATCAAGGCCTCAGGAAAATTTCTAATTTTATTAATCCCAATCAGATTTCATCACCATCTATCAACGTTCAATAG
- the secF gene encoding protein translocase subunit SecF, with translation MKPNFNVQLYKNRKIVWLLSFSLCLISIIGMLICLKSPSINAPLNLGLDYTGGTQITLERSCTDSCNSLNTSDISNNIIKLKNQDKIFSSNTSPNLTRSQIQLLDNSKLISIRLPFLSAAQSQSVVAEVNKSFGPFNNENTSVEIIGPSLGKQLLKSSLISLFFAFLGIALYINFRYDRRYSFLALFALFHDVLIVCGVFSWLGYFYNVEVDSLFAVSLLTIAGYSVNNTVVVFDRIREKSLLENKLSFKYQIDKAVDATLTRTLYTSFTTILPLICILILGGSTLYWFSFSLVIGVISGFWSSIALAPSLLSITSIKDVV, from the coding sequence ATGAAACCTAATTTTAATGTTCAACTCTATAAAAATAGAAAAATAGTTTGGCTTCTTTCATTTTCTTTATGTTTAATATCAATAATTGGAATGTTAATTTGCCTAAAAAGTCCTTCTATTAATGCCCCTTTAAACCTTGGTTTAGATTATACCGGAGGAACTCAAATAACTTTAGAGAGGAGTTGTACTGATTCTTGCAACTCCTTAAATACAAGTGACATATCTAATAATATAATTAAGTTAAAAAATCAGGATAAAATTTTTAGTTCAAATACTTCTCCTAATTTAACTAGATCACAAATACAATTGCTTGATAATTCAAAATTAATATCCATTAGACTGCCATTTTTATCTGCAGCTCAATCTCAGTCTGTAGTGGCCGAGGTGAATAAATCTTTTGGCCCATTTAACAATGAAAATACTTCAGTTGAAATTATTGGTCCAAGTCTTGGTAAACAATTACTTAAAAGTAGTTTAATTTCTTTATTCTTTGCTTTTTTAGGAATAGCTTTATATATTAACTTTAGATATGATAGAAGATATTCTTTTTTGGCTTTGTTTGCACTATTTCATGACGTGCTTATAGTTTGTGGTGTGTTTTCTTGGTTAGGTTATTTTTATAATGTTGAAGTAGATTCATTGTTTGCGGTTTCACTTTTGACTATCGCAGGTTACTCAGTTAATAATACTGTTGTTGTTTTTGATCGTATCAGAGAGAAAAGCCTATTAGAGAATAAATTAAGTTTTAAATATCAAATTGACAAAGCAGTTGATGCAACTTTAACAAGAACCTTATATACAAGTTTTACTACCATACTTCCATTGATTTGTATATTGATCTTGGGTGGATCTACTTTGTATTGGTTTTCTTTTTCATTAGTTATTGGTGTTATATCCGGTTTTTGGTCTAGTATTGCTTTGGCTCCTTCGTTATTATCAATAACAAGTATTAAAGATGTAGTTTGA